Genomic segment of Agrobacterium larrymoorei:
ACGAACAGCATGAGAATGCTATCCGACACCACGACGCCAAGCATCGCGCCCATGAAAAGCAGGAGGAAGGACAGGAAGCGACCCTGCTGCGGATGCCCCGCCATATAGCCACCGGCGTAAAGCACGACCAGCGTGCCGATGCCGGTGATCAGCAGCGCGAAGGTGAGCGACAGGCCATCAATGAACCATGAAAAGGAGAGATTGAAGCTCGGCACCCAGACATATCCGCCGGTCACCACCTCACCCGCCGCAATTGCCGGAAGGAAGCCGAGGAAGTGCGCGAAAGCCGCTGCGGGCGCAAGCGCCAGCAGCCATGCCGCCTTTTCTCCCAAAGCTCTACTGAGAACAGGAGCGAGAAGCGCGGTTATAAAAGGCAAAAATAGCACGATGAATGTCAGCGACGTGACATTGACTGTCATCTGGTCTCCCACTCCAGCCGATGAACGGCCCCCGAATAAGTATGATTGATTAAGGGAAAGGAAGTGGTGGCTCAACCCTATATCGGGCCTTTATCGGCAAAAAGCGTATGACTAACGCCGATTTGATCCCCTTTTAATAGCGCTGCCGCGACACTATATCTGCGACAACAGAAAGGGGCCTCCGATGAGCGATCTCAAATCTCCGAAAATCACCAAAACCGATGCCGAGTGGCGCGAACAGCTGACGCCGGATCAGTACCGCATCCTGCGCGAACACGGCACCGAGCGCGCCTTTACCGGCCCCTATTGGGACAGCACCGAAAAAGGCCTCTACCGTTGTGCCGCCTGCGATGAACCGCTTTTCATCTCCGACACCAAATTCGATGCGGGCTGCGGCTGGCCAAGCTATTTCGAACCGGTGAAGCCGGATGCGGTGACCGAACATCGCGACACGGCCTTCGGCATGGTCCGCACCGAAATCCGCTGCGCCAACTGCGGCGGCCACCTCGGCCACGTCTTCCCCGACGGCCCACCCCCAACCGGCCTGCGCTACTGCATCAACGGCCATTCCATGGTGTTCGAGCCGCAGGAATAACCCGGAGTTTTCAAGGCCGCTTCAATGAAGCGGCCTTTTCGTTTGAGGCACTATGCTACGCTGGCCACTGCGTTCGTTTCGAAAGCCAGCCCCTCATCCGCCCAGCCGGTGATGCCGCCGATCATGATTTTGACCTTTCGGTTAAGCCTCGCCAGATTGAGTGCAGCGCGGTCTGCGCCGTTGCAATGCGGGCCTGCGCAATAAACCACGAAGAGCGTGTCCTGTGGCCAGTCCTGCATGCGCTCTGCCGTCATATCCGCGTGGCGAAGGTGGATAGCGCCGGGTATGTGTTTGCGGGCATAGGCTTCCGGTGATCCAACCACATGCAGGAGAACGAAATCCTGCTCTCCTTTTTCGATGGACGCTGCAACGTCCCAGCAATCGGTCTCAACGGAAAGTCTGCGGGAAAAGTGGTCGATGACGACGCTTGCCGGAGCGGCTGGGATTTCGGTGACGTAGCTCATAAATGCCTCCTTGTTTTGTTACGCAGGCATCGTATTTCGCGGACCCAAGGTCTGGCAGATGGCATGATTGCCATATATCGTAAAAATCATGACAAACACGCTCGATACCCATATCAAACCCAACCGCCTTGTCGTGGCGCTGGCCTATGACGGGCTGTGCACCTTCGAGTTTGGCGTTGCTGTCGAGGTCTTCGGGCTCTCGCGCCCGGAAATGGGAGCTGACTGGTATCGCTTTGCCGTAGCAGCGATTGATGATGGCGAAATGCATGCGACAGGTGGCGTGCGCTTCATTGCCGATGGAGGTGTCGAGTTGATCGAGCGGGCGGGCACCATCATCGTACCGGGGTGGCGGGGCGTGGATGCCGCCGTGCCGGAAGCGCTCTGCGCCGCACTTCGCAAAGCGCATGAAAATGGTGCGCGTCTGCTTTCCATATGCTCCGGGGTTTTCGTTCTCGCTGCCGCAGGCCTTCTCGATGGCAAGCGAGCGACAACGCATTGGCGTTATACCAAAGCGCTGGCGGAGCGAAATCCTCACATCGAAGTTATGCCGGATGTGCTCTATGTCGATGGAGGCAATGTGCTGACCTCTGCCGGAAGTGCTGCGGGTATCGATCTTTGCCTGCATCTCATCCGCCGCGATTTCGGCACCAAGGCCGCGAATATGGTCGCCCGCCGCCTTGTCGTGCCGCCTCACCGGGATGGCGGGCAGGC
This window contains:
- the msrB gene encoding peptide-methionine (R)-S-oxide reductase MsrB codes for the protein MSDLKSPKITKTDAEWREQLTPDQYRILREHGTERAFTGPYWDSTEKGLYRCAACDEPLFISDTKFDAGCGWPSYFEPVKPDAVTEHRDTAFGMVRTEIRCANCGGHLGHVFPDGPPPTGLRYCINGHSMVFEPQE
- a CDS encoding rhodanese-like domain-containing protein, with protein sequence MSYVTEIPAAPASVVIDHFSRRLSVETDCWDVAASIEKGEQDFVLLHVVGSPEAYARKHIPGAIHLRHADMTAERMQDWPQDTLFVVYCAGPHCNGADRAALNLARLNRKVKIMIGGITGWADEGLAFETNAVASVA
- the ftrA gene encoding transcriptional regulator FtrA, with product MTNTLDTHIKPNRLVVALAYDGLCTFEFGVAVEVFGLSRPEMGADWYRFAVAAIDDGEMHATGGVRFIADGGVELIERAGTIIVPGWRGVDAAVPEALCAALRKAHENGARLLSICSGVFVLAAAGLLDGKRATTHWRYTKALAERNPHIEVMPDVLYVDGGNVLTSAGSAAGIDLCLHLIRRDFGTKAANMVARRLVVPPHRDGGQAQFIDKAVPEPHERSRLGPLLDAMQADLTGSYTVSELAHMAGMSGRTLLRRFESATGTTPAKWLLLQRLAKAKDLLETSPLGMEAIAENCGLGSAANLRHHFRQQFSTTPAAYREKFSIALRKEP